Proteins found in one Plasmodium malariae genome assembly, chromosome: 13 genomic segment:
- the PmUG01_13054900 gene encoding conserved Plasmodium protein, unknown function, giving the protein MDILLDTSKERRIENRRNRIRKKLNKQKEVLEESSNETANKNKNESNNNKELQNNDETNLRHNFQYKNSEHYLNYESLRNEIIQNLNEKKKDLLEDISTQVKTEEKPFLENIKKYVVGLEDDHFMIRSNENGEKIEQLENISYSDFQNNIADVKVLAIKEKETYKKKIEKYFSLLKYKDEKIKKVCEINSKNVLSFISFMRNQMEGYKIYLEDILNRTRDELNLNRKNFLNTNKQILEDFMRMRNLNSTSFVDELEDHKILNEKIKENHEQNHLNLKMNNEILENNLNMNMEHLQDINRIIMEKEKNLYNKKLLQQKNDHNLKMINFYKLEINKLREALISVKTYYYNYKIKSKKNINELINQYERIKFQFIELQKRQKSYEQNFQKKYVKAWDLQKNEANKHIEKLINANQIIHEQIFLKEFHKTSYKHLIEENSNIVSAAVQDDEELKTDINIKQVTAHQIEQVKKLLLQECNFLFDGDLDDQQEKLKKILKYIGVNTQDDLELLTQLFYIEDKQENDDTHQNNKENEEISLSYNSEYTLDIIFKYYQEKEKENVCRITANKQKYKNRLNVSLKLILERKKQEKEYWHNLAHITPDDMIELWKTFLIFVEKYYRILKERATIIQNIFTEEKKIKENLNKINQMKESLEE; this is encoded by the exons atggaCATTTTACTTGACACATCAAAAGAAAGAAGGATAGAAAATAGGAGAAACCGAATTAGAAAAAAGT TAAACAAACAAAAGGAAGTACTAGAAGAGAGTTCAAACGAGACagcaaataaaaacaaaaatgaaagtaataataacaaggAGCTCCAAAATAATGATGAAACTAACTTAAGACACAATTTTCAGTATAAAAATTCTgaacattatttaaattatgaaagTCTGAGAAATGAAATTATTCAGAATTTAAacgagaaaaagaaagatcTTTTAGAAGATATCTCAACACAAGTAAAAACAGAGGAAAAG CCTTtcttagaaaatataaaaaagtatgttGTCGGTTTAGAGGATGATCATTTTATGATACGTTCAAATGAAAATggagaaaaaatagaacaacTCGAAAATATTTCCTACTCTGactttcaaaataatattgcAGATGTTAAAGTTTTAgcaataaaagaaaaagagacttacaaaaagaaaatagaaaaatatttttctctattaaaatataaagatgaaaaaattaaaaaag TGTGTGaaattaattcaaaaaatgttttatcatttatcAGTTTTATGAGAAACCAAATGGAgggatataaaatatacttagAAG ACATCCTTAACAGAACAAGAGATGAGCTAAACTTAAACAGAAAAAACTTTTTg AATACTAACAAACAGATACTTGAAGATTTCATGAGGATGAGAAATTTG AATTCTACTTCTTTTGTCGATGAGTTGGAAGATCACAAAATACTaaatgagaaaataaaagaaaaccATGAGCAGAACCACCTAAATTTAAAGATGAATAACGAGATCCTGGAGAATAACTTG AATATGAACATGGAGCACTTACAAGACATTAATCGCATCATtatggaaaaagaaaaaaatttatataacaaaaaattattgcaacaaaaaaatgaccataatttaaaaatgataaatttttataaacttgaaattaataaattaagagAAGCCTTGATATCCGTGAAAACCTATTATTACAACTATAAGATTAAGTcaaa aaaaaatataaacgaGTTAATAAACCAGtatgaaagaataaaatttcaaTTCATTGAATTACAAAAGAGACAAAAAAGTTATGAGcaaaattttcaaaagaaGTATGTAAAAGCCTGggatttacaaaaaaatgag GCTAACAAGCAcattgaaaaattaataaatgcaAATCAAATTATACatgaacaaatatttttaaaagaatttcaTAAAACCAGTTATAAACACTTAATAGAAGAAAATTCCAATATCGTCTCAGCAGCTGTTCAAG ATGACGAAGAATTGAAAACagatataaacataaaacaGGTTACAGCTCATCAGATTGAGCAAGTAAAGAAGTTACTTTTGCAAGAATGCAATTTTCTATTTGATGGG GATTTAGACGATCAGCAGGAAAAACTCAAAAAGATACTAAAGTATATTGGTGTTAACACACAAGACGACTTAGAATTGCTAACTCAGTTGTTCTAtatag AAGATAAACAGGAAAATGACGACACtcatcaaaataataaagagaACGAAGAGATCAGCTTATCTTACAACTCAGAATATACAttagatataatatttaagtattatcaagagaaggaaaaagaaaatgtatgCAGAATTACTgcgaataaacaaaaatacaaaaat AGACTAAATGTTTCATTAAAGCTAATActtgaaagaaaaaaacaagaaaaagaataCTGGCATAACTTGGCGCATATAACCCCTGATGATATGATAGAGTTATGGAAG acgtttttaatttttgtcgAAAAGTATTATCGCATATTAAAGGAAAGAGCAActattattcaaaatatttttacggaagagaaaaagattaaagaaaatttaaacaaaattaaccAAATGAAGGAATCTCTAGAGgaataa
- the PmUG01_13055000 gene encoding conserved Plasmodium protein, unknown function, with protein sequence MKEFRSCSSRSSGSKRTYEEASLTEDSELISRNINDKKNNINKGKRRSISLSNNFFSVDDFSKYEDSLKLNNIEHGGEEIEKYLSCAMYTSLTSKIKNTSDDEDQGATDKKKDRKRFGKYIKENIVDLEKFKNMLFKKSLLYQMRCLNHNAAWILELSKGKGKGKTKSQLSNNPIYIKPFLSYNKFIRLFYEKKYKDAYILLGRICKYCFFPTNELNILYDNFFERKNYNLHYLVRSIASMQNSILHEKLKYNLKKRERKTNIFTKIMNGNTSLPPTKKQNIPFGNLFFGKDTIKNESLNKNGSTSRYVKNIKEKKKNKSFVNYKFPIFENYVNNMCNKFLQKDIFKSKYFTKKREKKKFHSHYRYPGENSFTDRYTGSHLTSRESKKEMYRTENNLGDKILEEQKRAYSEVECKKIVNTKTCKEKKANWTDDQMMRNCGERMRNDLFSKKKYCYKNSKDNMKVDIKLLIFLKMLSLYMYGHFACENNLNKIGNVLLYRKKSMHNYYETKSTYGNETLNIKGAMKKEILMYIARYMKCLKKKLKFDTYLYLLLSIVYYDLKKYNKSLFYVKKSIKKDNFNFISWVLFNNLISIEVFIIQGGCSIIGRCRKSSYKKLLSKKLKNSKVCGCIGENISKKEKTFLKRNMFLDNSNRLKKLCSCLFENEFFRNINSSRMNVMKNYNTYIYINPFLSLDKSFFFKNNYFVSNIFSKEIITEGKKKNKKRGVEKKIKRGWKKNVKREERVDTNQTNNSLIEKYQMYLQKHKFKKNIMSLFGFAHFCSLNNVLYKDSISTYEYLKRILSKNLYISCELAKLYYYSGKFNKCMKCFNKIQQISSINRLLKKEMINKCFIRYLWKRDEKEEHHSDNKTEKEDTKSEHILDCYNEENVKVISMKKYKNMKKLLVPLYFSDKYIYVELLANIFFFKKDLSSLFILVHNYQNEVVKSSRRIEAVCDEKCFYVLGKYFSLCKNYNKSIFYFKKAIQKNRFHLYSYMSLAQEYFICGNVNSSIFLLIKMLGLYFNNSNAWFSLAKCLEYKEYYSFSVFSYKKAIYFQVNTVFYYFLANMYLKKGDRYNYIETLKRGWRLKKSILFCSKLFHVYFSILKEAEALEAKEEKTKELTRIYNSKKKENGIFCFGQKTNKECCCYKKNNDCFTWCVKYLKCYIKKLKKIEHTSSFPILSKEKLLTYNYYDDSILFKNVRHDNCVKYINKLCSTHFTTIYDKNTSFFFFFHSLRNSCTTIFEAIFYLANYFFFHKKFYNAMKLFQILWTGGGMYSELSFTLFRRIEHTLERKRLTRDGIDLQDS encoded by the coding sequence ATGAAAGAGTTCAGAAGCTGTAGCAGCAGATCATCAGGATCAAAGAGGACATATGAAGAGGCGAGTCTAACAGAGGACTCTGAATTAATAAgtagaaatattaatgataaaaaaaataacattaacaAAGGTAAAAGAAGGTCAATTAGTTtgtcaaataatttttttagcgTGGAtgatttttctaaatatgaAGATTCTCTCAAGTTAAATAACATCGAACATGGGGGtgaagaaatagaaaagtACTTAAGTTGTGCTATGTACACTAGTTTAactagcaaaataaaaaatacaagtgATGACGAAGATCAGGGTGCCActgacaaaaaaaaggatagaAAAAGATTTggaaaatacataaaagaGAATATAGTGGActtagaaaaatttaaaaatatgctaTTTAAGAAATCTTTGTTATATCAAATGAGATGTCTTAATCATAATGCTGCGTGGATATTAGAATTGTCAAAAGGTAAAGgtaaaggaaaaacaaaaagccAACTTTCGAATAAtccaatatatattaaaccgTTCCTTTCATATAATAAGTTTATTCGTTTgttttacgaaaaaaaatataaagatgcTTACATCTTATTAGGCagaatttgtaaatattgtttttttcctACTAATgaactaaatatattatatgataatttttttgaaagaaaaaattataatttacattatttagtACGTTCGATAGCTTCAATGCAAAATAGCATACTACATGAGAAGTTGAAATATAACTTGAAAAAACGAGAAAGGAagacaaatatttttacgaaaataatgaatggaAATACGTCCCTTCCCccaacaaaaaaacaaaatataccTTTTGGTAATTTGTTTTTCGGAAAAgatacaattaaaaatgagagtcttaataaaaatggttCCACTTCAagatatgttaaaaatataaaagaaaaaaaaaaaaacaaatcgtttgtaaattataaatttcctatatttgaaaattatgtaaataatatgtgTAACAAATTTCTTCAAAAGGATATATTTAAATCAAAATActtcacaaaaaaaagagagaaaaaaaaattccacTCTCACTATAGGTATCCAGGGGAGAATAGCTTCACGGATCGTTACACAGGTTCACATCTTACTTCTCGTGAgtcaaaaaaagaaatgtatAGAACAGAAAACAATTTAGGAGATAAAATTTTGGAAGAACAAAAGAGAGCATATTCCGAGGtggaatgtaaaaaaatagtgAACACAAAAACAtgtaaagagaaaaaagcgAATTGGACAGATGATCAAATGATGAGGAATTGTGGTGAGAGAATGAGGAATGATCTTTTTTCTAAGAAAAAATActgttataaaaatagtaaagaTAATATGAAAGTAGATATAAAGttgttaatatttctaaaaatgttgtctctatatatgtatggtCATTTTGCTTGTGAAAATAACCTGAACAAAATAGGCAATGTTCtgttatatagaaaaaaaagtatgcataattattatgagaCTAAATCAACATATGGTAATGAAACACTTAATATAAAAGGTgcaatgaaaaaagaaatattaatgtacATTGCCAGATACATGAAgtgcttaaaaaaaaaactaaaatttgatacatatctatatttattGCTAAGTATAGTTTATTAtgacttaaaaaaatacaataaaagtttattttatgtaaagaAAAGCATTAAGAAAGAtaactttaattttatatcatgggtattatttaataatttaatttccATAGAGGTGTTTATTATTCAGGGGGGTTGTTCAATCATAGGAAGATGCAGAAAAAgtagttataaaaaattgttaagcaaaaaattaaaaaactcAAAGGTGTGTGGTTGTATTGGTGAAAATATCAGTAAGAAGgagaaaacatttttaaaaagaaatatgttcTTAGATAATTCGAACAGGTTGAAAAAACTGTGCAGTTGTTTATTTGAAAACGAATTTTTTCGAAATATCAATAGTAGTCGCATGAAcgtaatgaaaaattataacacgTACATTTACATTAACCCTTTTCTTAGTTTGGACAAgtctttctttttcaaaaacaattattttgTGAGTAACATTTTTAGTAAGGAGATTATCACTGAggggaaaaagaagaataaaaaaaggggggtggagaaaaagataaagagGGGGTGGAAGAAGAATGTAAAAAGGGAAGAAAGAGTGGATACTAATCAAACGAATAACAGTCTTATTGAAAAATACCAAATGTACTTACAGAAACacaaattcaaaaaaaatataatgtctCTGTTTGGTTTTGCTCATTTTTGCTCCCTGAACAATGTTTTGTATAAAGACTCTATAAGTACATACgagtatttaaaaagaatcttatctaaaaatttatacatatcaTGCGAACTAgctaaattatattattatagtggaaagtttaataaatgtatgaaATGCTTTAACAAAATACAACAAATTAGTAGTATAAATagacttttaaaaaaagaaatgatcAATAAATGTTTCATTCGATATTTATGGAAAAGAGACGAAAAAGAAGAACATCATAGTGATAATAAAACGGAAAAGGAGGATACAAAATCTGAGCATATTCTAGATTGTTATAATGAAGAGAACGTTAAGGTTATTAGTatgaaaaagtataaaaatatgaaaaagctACTAGttcctttatatttttcagacaaatatatttatgtggaACTTTTAgcgaatatatttttttttaaaaaagaccTTTCTTCATTGTTCATTCTTGTGCATAATTATCAAAATGAAGTTGTTAAATCGAGTAGAAGGATTGAAGCTGTGTGCGATGAGAAATGTTTCTATGTTTTGGGAAAATACTTTTcgttatgtaaaaattataataaatctatattttattttaagaaagCAATTCAGAAAAACCGATTTCACCTATATTCTTATATGAGTTTAGCTCAGGAATATTTCATATGTGGAAATGTTAAtagttctatttttttattaataaaaatgttaggattatattttaacaattcAAATGCATGGTTTAGCTTGGCAAAATGTTTAGAGTATAAAGAGTATTATTCCTTTTCTGTCTTTTCTTATAAAAAGGCTATTTATTTTCAGGTTAACAcagttttttattactttttggctaatatgtatttaaaaaaaggagacagatataattatattgaaaCGTTGAAGAGAGGGTGGAGGCTTAAGAAAAGCATACTATTTTGCTCTAAATTGTTTCATGTGTACTTTTCCATATTAAAAGAAGCAGAAGCATTAGAAGCAAAGGAAGAGAAAACAAAGGAGTTAACGCGAATTTacaattcaaaaaaaaaggaaaatggcATCTTCTGTTTTGgtcaaaaaacaaataaggaATGCtgttgttataaaaaaaataatgactGCTTCACATGGTgtgttaaatatttaaaatgttatataaaaaaattaaaaaaaattgaacataCATCTTCATTTCCTATATTAAGTAAAGAAAAACTActaacatataattattatgacGACTCTATATTGTTCAAAAATGTAAGACATGACAAttgtgtaaaatatataaataagctGTGTTCAACTCACTTCACCACAATTTACGATAAAAAtacaagtttttttttttttttccattcgtTGAGAAATTCTTGTACTACTATATTTGaagctattttttatttagcaaattatttttttttccataaaaaattttataacgctatgaaattatttcaaattttgtGGACAGGAGGCGGAATGTACTCGGAGTTATCGTTCACATTATTTAGACGAATAGAACATACATTAGAACGGAAAAGATTAACAAGAGATGGGATAGATTTGCAGGATTCGtga